DNA from Corvus moneduloides isolate bCorMon1 chromosome 8, bCorMon1.pri, whole genome shotgun sequence:
TGATACAGTAGGGCTGCTGAAAGATTTAGAATACAAAGTTTGACACAGTGTCTAAAAGCAAATACCTTTTTATTATAAAGCACAGCAACACAGAAGACAAACTACAGCTGAGGATTGTTCACCCTGCACAAATTCTGGAAACACAAGCTTATTAAATGATCAGAAGTGCAACTGTTTATGACAACCACACTGTTACATTCAGCTGTCTTCTGTCTTCACAGTGCTCAGCTGGCATCTGTATAGAGAAGAGCTGATGTAATTATTTTTGGTTATGAGATCAGGATCAGTCTTTGTGGATAAATctcatttaaaacattaatcTTGCTACTCTAAAGTGGGGAATTGTCACTTTGGTTCATTAAATCATCGAAGGTCTAATGTGTAATTCTTGAGCACTTTGGTAGTTGTTACAAGATCCATCTGAGTAGTACTTGGCTGTAGATGTGCTGTGTGctgatttctattttaaatgcaCTGCAACACTTCACTGGAATACTTTTCACTTTTACTGGAATACCCCCTTCCATTGCAGGGGAGTAACTTAATTGTTAACCTGTTAACTGCTCCTCACAGAAAACTGGAAACTTCAATGGATAACAAAGTTGGTGAGGAAATTATCAATCATGGTGACCAGATCCATACAGCCTACTACAAGAACCAAAAACCAGCATAAACTCTACTGCTGTCTACTTCGAGCCCGCTTCCGTCACTGTAAGTGCGTGCACTGTAGTGTGCCCAGGTACAGCTACCTTAAATGAACAAACAGCCCAGCACTGACAAAGCTGATTTCATAAACATGTCTGTGGATGCTTGTATCTGTCCACAAGTGGTTTGTTTTCCACCGGGAGTGTCTCACCTTGTTAAATGCACGACTGGTACTTGGGCAGAGAATGAAGAGCATAGAGCATTATAAGAAAGTGAGTAGAATAGGTGGTCTCAtccaaataatttctcttaTGGTTTAATTTATTCCAAAAACGTTTATCCAGGAGCACATTTTGTGTAAGGGGCTTACAAATGTCAAAGTTGGATTTAAGATACCAAAATGGTAATACCTccaattttttttgtggttgttgttGCCCTCCCTTACTTTGTCATACGTGAAGctaaagaatcacagaatcttaAAACTGAAAGGGACCTTGAGATAACTTCGTCTGTCCTGCCGTTCTAAGGTGGGTTGCTTCCTATTCTCCCATCCCTCTCTTTAGTGGTTGTTGAAACCTGATTTTCCAAACTGGACCCAGAGCTGGGGTCCTGAGGCCCTCAGTTATGAGGCCTTAGCTACCCTGAGCTGAATGAAGGAATTAGTTCACATcttggaggagaaaagaaggcatATTTGGTGGTAATATATGTAATGCTTTTTTCAGCTTAGGTTATACCTGACCAGATACTGACCATCAAAAATGTCTATAAGTGGAGTTCCTGGAGCGGTGGGGATATTCGATGTTGTCTCACTGATGATGTTGAGCAGTGATTTGACTTCTGATTCTAGGTGCTCCACTGTTTTTATTACCTTCTAATGgaaacaagggagaaaaatggagaaaggaagCAGTCAAAGAGTCAAGTGGAAGGAATTGCAGCAGTCGTGTTTGCAGAAATGCAAACCTAATGTCCTGTAATGCTAACAGCTAATTTAGTCTGTATTGCGCATTGCAGGTTTAAACATTTCTGGTGTTCTGCTGGCCTCTAGTGGCACCAAGTATTAGCACTTCGTTTTGCAAGAGTTAATTACAGCACCCctatttaaagaataatttgaCTTCTTGGAGGGAGCTTTGCGTTAATTTGTTTGTAATTCTTTCTCGTTTCTGAGACACCATTATATGCAATAAAAGAATGTGCATGGACAATGAGAGGAGTTGATAGGGTGGAAAGAagagggctgggaggagagcaGAAGGGAGGTAATGTTGCCATTTGAGAACCACAGCATGGAGGTTGGGAACTATCCAGCTGAGAATAGTTAGCAGGTACTTTTGGGTGCTTAAGacaccagagaaaaaaattcaaacactgCACCTTTCCTAGAATCCCAGTCATAGAGCCCATGTAGCTCTTAATTGTCAACAGGGGTGAGCAGAAACTCCTCAGTCGGAGTCACCTGCAGAACTCACATCTACCCAAAAGCCAAtgtgaaactttaaaaatactgattcTGAGATTTTTAGATTAAAGGCACAGttataaacattttagaaaaggCTGATATATAATAAGTTATTAATCAGTTTTTTTGGAATTCATCAAGATTACGTATTTCTGGTGATAATGGCTTTATGGACAGTTAGAAACTATGACATCTGAAAAAAGTCCAACGTTGACTAGATAAAGTCAAGAAGGGACATTTTTTCTTTGGTCAACAGGATAGGGCAGAGGTCTGGTGAGATTCAGGAGCCAGCACAATCCCTCTTACCTCTTCAATAATATCTAAGCGTTCGTGGATCGTATGTTCATTACACCAGCTTCCTCTTTCCAAACTTCCAGGTACCATACTGACAggatctgcagcagctgcaaaaaCAGACACAGGTAATTAGCAGGAGGTTTTTAATAGCAGGCCTTGCCTTTCTGATTGCTGAAGTGGTATTTTGCATGCTACACGGCACTGTTTATGAACCAAATGTAGGAAGTGAACCTCTTTTCCAATAACTACAGCTATGCCCCAGTGCTGTGAATGTCTCCTTGCCTGCATGCGTCGTGTTGGTTGGAACAAGGTGTTTTCTCTTGCCaggggtggttttgttttgtttatgtgtgtgtttgttttacacaatctatttttttcctacctgtGTAAGGTAAGTTTATAGGCTGTAACTCTGTCTCTCTTAAGTGTAAAACCTGACTGTTGGGAAGATCTGCTTTACACAATCATTCCTCTAAGACTTCTTTCAGAAGCAGCTGGTGCGGTAAAGCTTTGAAGAGCAGCTAGCTTGTCCAAATGGATGCGGAATGATGGCTGATGATTCCCCTGTGCCAGAAAGTTGTTCCTTACAGTCTGACTTTGCAATGGGAAgggaaacaataaaaatgtgtaCAGCTGGTATCATTTGCTGACTCGTATATGGTGCTATGTACAAAGTCACATATCTCTGTTGGTTATCTGTGTTTATCTCTCAGTGCTCATGAGCTCTTGCTCTTTGAACTTTTCAGtctgctggctgtgctccatGAAAGGTCAGTAGCTGCTGACATCCATGCTTTAGTGGAGCCAATTTCCTTTTCATAATTTCTGTGTAGCATTCaggaacatttaattttaacatGTGTGCAGAGAACTGTAGCGGAATATTTTAAACTGTGCTAAAGTGATAAGTGTATCTTGCTGCATGTAAAGTTAGGTTTTGCTCGTTTGATGCTTGAAGCAGCTATGATaatgaggaagcagcagcaactCATTCTGTCGTTGATTGTAACAAAGACAAAACTGAGCTTGTGTTGTAATGAACAGTAAGACACATGAGAGCAGTAACTAGTTCTGTCTTCAGTactgctgtgccagagcagtGATTTGGAACTGCTGCAGTGCTTCATCTCAAGCCTGTGTCAAGATTTCTGAAACAGAGGTGTCAGGTGATGGCAAACGTATCAGTGAGGGTCATTGCAGTTTGAGGGGGATGAGAGATGTACTCTGAGTTGGAATGGCATTCTTAGAATTGGAGGGtggaggatggagaggagggaTTACAATGTAACCTGACTTACTGGGCATTATTTGGAAATTGGTTTGGCAAAGatttggttggggttttctttaGTGCATTCACCAGAAGGTGGTGCTGCTAGGACAGAAACCCAAAGACTTCACCTACCTGTTTACTAGAGTGCTGAAATACAGCAGGTGCTCCAACACCAGCTGCTTTGCAgttgccatttttttcctctttgctgctTGTGGTAGTGGTTTATGAGTGTTGTTACCGTCTTAGTGGTCAAGTGAACCATGCTACCTCTCAAAATTTTTGTTGCTTTACATGGTTTTTCCATCATGACTGGAACAGTGTGGAGATACTGAAATTGTGCTGGCTGATTTTCTAGGCAGGTGTTTGTAGGTGGGGAGGTTAGATATGATGGATGAATGGCATTTGTTCAAAGCAGGTGTGCCATGAGAGGTATGTATAGCCAATGTAAGGTTGTCACATCTTACTGTGAGCTTAGCCAAGCACTGCACAGCTTTGTGTACATCTAGAGAATGAGGTAAAGGGGTTGCTATGAGACACAGGACTCAGTAGCTCTTGGTTCCTTGGGGTGGTGGGTTCCTCTCCTGACGCGGAGGAAGACAGCTTTCCACCACTCAAAGCACGTTGCTGCATTATTAGCTGTAATGGGCATACTGAGGAGGACAAAGTGTCTTGTCCTAGTTTGACAGAGCTGTAAGATGTCACTCAGAACAACAGAATTAGTGCAGTGCCTAAAAAATTTGACAAACAGGCCAAGCCTAAGTGTCTCAGGAAGCACCTGATAGCTGATGTTAGCAAGGCTAAGGGTTAGTATAAGCCAAAGCATGTCTAGTTGTAGGCCTCACAGTATGGAGTGGCTGAGGGCTGAGCTAGCAGAAACCCTCTCAGGACCTGTGTGTCCATGTCTCATTAGTGACTTTCACACCAGAACAGAGCTGCTCAGGCTCTTGCAATTGCCCCTTCTCCACCATGCCAGAACAGGGTCTTTCAGgtgggtggctgctgctgctggcagggaaacCAGTGCTTTGTCAGTGcagattcttcttttttctgagTCCTGGCTTGAGGCTTTTGCTGCCCAAAACACTTATGGTTATTTTGTTGTCTGGCTTTAGCTCTTAACCCACAGCTTTATCTCTGGGACGGGCTGTTCGCAGGACACATCCGGTCCCTTGTAAATATGGCACATGTCTGGGTCACTATGGTCAGGCAATTCAGCCAAAGCAGTAATTTCCATGTGCTCAAAGAGAGCACATGGAATGTTGCTTATGAGCACTGCCCTTCTCTGTTTTGCAACCAGTGAAAGAAAGGGTCACAATCTGCCTTTGGCACTGACTGTACTCCAGCAGCATCTCTACTTCATGTAATAGTAACAGTCAGCTTGTAAAGGAAGTGAAGAATGGAAGGCTGCAAACCATGTAAGCAGAAGACTAATGGCCTTTTAGGATACTTCCAGGTACTTTCTTTGTGAAGTTACTGAAGAAGTATTTTCTAAATGTAAATTGGAATTTTTACTTATCTATGTTTCAAAGAACATGCGCAAGTACAGAAAACTTTGGTAGTAAGTTTTGAAGCTAAACACTTTCAAAAGGGAAGTGTTCTTTGTATGCCGtataaattacatatttaaaatgtgtgGGTGTTTGCAACTTGTGACAGCTTAGTCAAGTGTGTAGGAGGCATATTTGAATGTCTTAAATCTCTCATTTGAAACTTAATAGATTATTTCACCCAGACACTTGTAACATTTCAGTATGGCAGAGAGAACATTACCTTTCAGTTAATGTCCCATCTGCAAATTTCTACCTGATGTTTCTTGCAAGTGAGATGCTTAGTTAAATTCTTGAAATCCCTTCTATTTGATATATAGGGTGATTATTTCCCATCAAGAACCAGAACTCTCGTGTTCAAGATCAGAAAATGACtcatgcttttttccctctgattaAGTCCTCTGTGCTACAGTGATGGTGCCCATAAATCTGGGTAGTTCCAACCACCCTATGCTGTCATGCAGTCAGACACTAGCAGGAAAATGGAGCATCTCTGAACTGTTCGCTAATAAGGATCTGTTTAATAGAAGAACATGCTTAAAGTTTGAAAGAAGTAGCATGATGAAGAGCAAGATCTATGTATCATGGTCAGCCTGACCGTACAAAACTTGATCTTAAaacaagggagagaaagagcaaTGAAGTAAGAATCAAAACAGCCTTGCTAAACAGGTTAAGAGCAGGGGCCTTAGATTAAGAATATCTCTCAGTTAAGATCTTCTGCCTCCTGTACATTTGATATattcccccagccctgcaaggTGTTGCTTCTCTGTGCTCCCTGAAGAAGTTCCCTTCTAGGAATGTCAGGGTTCTTTGTACCCAGATGGCTGTTAAATGGTTCATTTTGATCATCCAAGTAGTTGCTAATGGTAAGCATCAGAATAAACCTGAGCAACTGCCTCTTTGCTGTCATCTCCTGCTGTTACTAGGACTGACAGAACTGAAGTACGTGATGACACAGATCTGGTAGGTCTTTTTAAGTATCCTTCCTAATGATACGTTGCTGGTCCAAATGAAGTTACAGGCTTGATCTAGAAATTCCTGGGTTGGGTTCTTTGGTCTGCATTACAGAGAAGGTCAAGGTGAGTGACCGCAATGTTCCCCACTGATCTTAAAACCTGTAAAATTCCTTTTGCCTCATTCTGTGATCAGTGTGGTTTTGAAAGTTGACTGCAGGTTCTTGTTTGTGCTCAGTAGGGCgggaggggaaaaacaaagcaagccaCAGGCCAAGTGAAAGATGTGAGGTTGAAACAGGAACCAGATAGCAAAAAAGGAAGCCTAAAAACATGCGATAGAGCAAGGGGCATAAAGGTGAACATGTCTAACTCTTCAAGAAAACGCactgtgtgtttttgtttgcaCTGCCTTAGGTTTAGcaatacaattttatttcaagagCATATAGCATAAGGTGGCTGGATAGCTTTTGATGAGAAAAGGAATAGGGATAGTAAAGATTTATGTTCCAACAGGAAAAAGGTCATGAACTGGAGGTTCAAGTTCAAATGGTGAATCCACTAACCAGTTTGGGAGGAATGCAACAGACCTCTGAATGGATTTGCTGATCTttgcttaaattatttttttctctaaatacaAGTGCTGGATTCCACTTTAAAATTTGCATGCAACTTTGAAATGCTAGCTCAAGAAATCGCACAGTTTTCAAAAGTGGTTGGTGAAGATAACCTGCAGCTGAATTCAGGAATGATTCAATTGCTTTGAACCTGAACTGATACTAATAACTGTCGGTGCTAGTGCTTTCAGACCAAAGACTATGTTAAGCTAAGACTGTTAGTCATATTTAATTTTGGAGGCTGTTCTTCAAAGCATCAAAGTTAGTTTCCAGTTATGTCAGCCCTTAATTAACTACGTTGGCATCCTGGTATATGGAAGTACTACCAGTTCCATTATCACCAGTGTGCCCAAATTCATTTTCAGCTGTGATATATAACTCAAGACATATTCAATTTTAATGTTAGGACATCAAAACTAAATGATTTGGATAGCAAGTGTTGtattgaaaatgctttttaatgcACTGATTCCCTTCAAGTTCTTAGCCACTCAGAAGCATATCTTTAACTGGACATAGAGCATCTTTCTGGCTGTAATCCATAAAACACTAATGCTTATATGTGATTTAGACACCTCTGAACCTCTTTTTAGGGTTTAGTCTCCATTTCCTTAAAGATAAGGGAATTCTTATCTTTAGTGATTGCAATAAAGACTGCAGGAATTGTAAGGAATGTATAAAACTTCTTAGCAACTTACACATTGCTATAGGTTACTGTGCTTCACACTGGAGGCAACTGCATGGGTTTGCTTATATTTACAtgcaaatatatacatatacatgtaaatatttaaatgtacaCACACCTTTACTAGGCTCTAGCTTTTATGGCAGAACGACAAGGCAAATTTCATTCAGGGTAAATATGATCTATCCAAAGTGGGAGATGGTAAGTAGGCATTGTATATTAGACAGTAAACTGATAATATAGGAAGATCTGAAATTTAGGGGTTGTGGGAAGATTGGTTTGTATcggggtttgttttgttttgtttcgttttgtttttatttcaagaagaTACATAGGAAGTTTTTAATGCCTGATTAGGGATTAATCTGTAATTTATACATTCACTGAATACTTCAATTGCTGCCTAAATGCCATGTCTTGGAAGATTtcaaatatgggaaaaaatccAAGGGATTTCTCCGGTATCCAAGATTTATGAGCCTCTGATAAGGGAAACATCCTGAAGTAAGCTTCTTCCATGAAAttagttttaatattaattttagaAGCTAAATAACCATATCAGAAATTCAAGTTGCAAAATTGCAGACCTGGTTCATACTTTCTTTATCAAGATGTACAATATGCTACTATGAATATTATTTCAGATCCTACATCAGTTAAGATTATACTTATATTCTTTTTTACCTGAAAGACAAGGAGCAAAGGGGTAATCTCATAGGTTATGGAATGTATTAATGAAGGTGGGTCAGGTATCAGCCTATGAGTTTTCACATCTCTGCCTAGTCTGTCCCATGCACCTCTGTGTGAGATGTCACGGTGTGTTCTGGTCCGACCGTGCATCACTCGTGCTTGTGAGATgtgcaaaaccagaaatggGACCTCATAGAAATTGTTCCTCAGTAGATAGTTAGCATATATTATTGTGTAGAACCACTTCATTTACAGGGAGCTTTTGCTACTGTGATCCATGTAATCCTCATTTCATAAGGGGATCCATCTCTCACTTACCCAGCAGTGGACAGAGAGTGCACAAGGCCAGGGATAGTTTGTGCTTCCagtgggtggggtttttttttaaggcacaGAAAATTCTGAGCCCTTGCCCTGGCTGTGTGCCAGAAGCAAAATCGCTACTTGGAAAtctactttcctttttctgctatTTGACCATATCTATGATTGTAAAAAGCACTTAAGTTTTATGTGTTTTCATTCAAAGGAAGAAGGGTAGCAATTAATTGTTCCTGTGAGGGAACTGTTGGCTTGGACCGTGTTTTCAGCATGCTGGTCTACTGAACAAGCAGCCAGAGACCATCCTCTTGCACTTGCTGCTGCGATGGAAAATGGCTACAGGGACTGTATCTCCCCTTCTCTCACTGAGACTGATAAGAGACACGAGCTGCATAATTTGCAGGTACGTTACTCTAATTCATGCTGTATCTTACAGTGATGCTTTGGGCTGCAGAAAAGTTTGCCTTtattatgtgtttatttttgtgtgaaTATATATTTGTTATGGGAACTGAGCCTAAGTGTTAGGAGGATTATAGCTAGAAATAGGAAATACTTGTGCATAGAGAAGGGGAAGCTGTTTAGGAAGGAGCTGAGTTTTAGTATACATAAAGAATCCAGCTTGTGCAGGATAAAgactttttcagttttctgaggaCATGGCTTTTAGTCTGTGTTTATTAATAGAAGCTATGGTCATGGGTAGTGGGTGAGGTGAGTCTGTGACTTACTAGTTAGCTCTGTGATTGTGTAGTTTTCATATGTCTAAGTCATGGTAGTAGAAAGAAATAAGTACAATGAAATAACataattttaggtttttttctaatacctAAACAAATCTAAGAACTTGTTTGAAGATGTATTTTCTCTTGGCAGACAGTTCTTTTGTTCTGAAACAACTCAGGAAGTAGAACAGTGAGAGAAGGGGagatacatacacacatacacactaGATCCTGACATTCAGGCCCAGGAATCACAACTGCTTCAAGCAGAGCAGATCAGCTGTGTTTATAAATAGAGCCACACCCTGCAGATAAACAACAGGAGTCCTGTATTTCTAAACTTCTGATTTTTTGGAGGAGTTTGATATTAACTTTTGCTTTGCACTTGGGGGTTAGAAAGTCCACAGAACTTAAATTCCTTTTAACTAAACATAAGAAAACATAGGGCTTTATGGATGTGTAAAATCCCTTTATAAAAGGCTCACTTGTGTGCTGAACCCTATCTCCAGATGCCTCCCAATTTTAAcaaatgcagttatttttgGGTACACTTTGTTGTCACAAactttatttctccttccttgtTGGAGCTCAGAGGTGTGTTCTGCAAAGACTGTAAACCTTGTGCTGGAGACCACAATGCTGATAGATTTCCATAAGGACAGAAAATACCTATAATATGGAGTATAGATTAAACCATTACTAATTTGTTAGTAGAGAAATATGAGTCCAAGTCTGGTCTAAGATAGGATACCTATCATAAAATTTTACTGTGGCTTTAATTCTACAATGGAGTGGTTTAATTTCCTAGAGAAAAACTGTTCCTCTGTGAGAATGCAAATGGTCAGTTTGGGGCAGAATCTAGCTGTTCTGaaaggattctttttttccagtttctagATAATGGTCTAGCTTATAGATCTTCCCAGCTTCGATATTGCATGTGAATATCAGAGGATTCAAGAGATTTTGAGAATTCAAAAAATGTTAGgtgaatgaagaaaaacattcataCACTTGGTTTACTTTAACTTGTAGATAAAACCGACTGAACCTTCTGCTGTTTAAAAGCAAGTCACACCACAGTgtggagcagcagtgcctgcactGGAAGCTCTCCCTGGCAGAATGCTCAGCGTTTGGTGCGCTCCCCTAATGGCCCATGCCAGGGGGCCAGCCTGCTTGCCAGGTACTTGTTTACCGGAGAACTCCAGGTCACCTCTCTGCCACGCATAAACATGGAGCAAACTCTTTGCTGTTGGGCTGCCACACCCCTCAGAACGATTTGCCTGGATGTTTTTGTAAGAATGGAAATATGTTTAGATGGGGCAGGTAATGTGCTCCAGACTACATTGTGTGGTGCATTTGAGCAGCATCCCACAAATTaacccagcaccagcaggaaaGCACTGTGAACTGTGGCAGGAGCATATGGTTGCATCCAGAAGGGCCCCTGTGCCATCCTCTCCTCCTGAATGATTTGGAGGCTGAGCTCTTCGAATATGAGATTGGCTATTGAATATTAATAGCTGaattaaaacataaattctAGTTTGgctgaataatttttaagaggAACCCAGAGGAGTTAGGATGGAGGGATCTGCAAGAGATCAAAAGTTAGATTCTCCAGGTCAAAGATAGCAAAGGGAAAGTGGGGATGGTCTTTCAGTCAGTCAGGGTGCTCCCCGGATCACGACAGACACAAAAATTGCTCATCTTGCATGATGTACACCATGAAGACAGTAAACATGATTTGCTGACAGAGTAGCTGCCACCTGGCATGATACTGGGTGCTAGTCTCCACTGCAGTTGTTATTCAAATGCTATTCTAATTAACTGGATTTTATCTGAGTTTGTGAATGACTTGAGgttaaaaccacattttttgGGGAATAGACAAagcctttttaaattttcctttaatttcacGTTTATTTTGGTGAAGCTCACAAAACTCACAAGAGGATAGTGAATTCTTGTGGAGTGGAAACAAATTAGAGTGCTCTTGCTTTTGCATTGATATTTCAGTTCATCACTGAGATAAACATCAGAAAGCCAGTTAAGTAAGAGGATGTCAGGGCAAAGAAGAGTGACTAGGACTTGGGGGCAGAAGGGACTAACAGTTTTTCAGGAAATGTTTTGAATGTAATAGGATTTAGTACCCTGCCATGAAATACAACCATTGTGTTGTCAAGAAAGTAGgaccagagagaaaataaagctgaGTCTCAGCTAGCAGAAAAGATGTAGTACAAACAGGCTGGGAAGCCAGGTTTGTGGTTACACAGGGACTGTAAAGCCTTGAACTAGCCAAACTGAGTAGCTTTCAGTCACACTACAATGTGATTACAGGTTATTCAGCACTAATCTCTTGTTAACGAAAGTAGAATTCAGATGCAGGCTTATCAGATGTTCTCTGTTTGTACTTCcaaggcagaagaaataaaaatgtgatgcTGTTaccaagaaatttaaaaagaagccTTTGAATACAGGAGAATCTTTCTCTAATCACCTTGAACTTCAATCTCATTTCTGAATGGATTAGTGTGATGTTAATACAGCTGCCAGTACAGTAGTTATGGAAATTCAGGGCACTGTCTGCAGCACCTCAATGTGGTTCTGAATTTCTGAAGGTAGAGTGATAGTATCTCCTGtaagaagtaaaaaaatctcTACTAAAACAATATGCCTACAGGACAGACTTTAATGTCACAAAAATGGagt
Protein-coding regions in this window:
- the PLAC9 gene encoding placenta-specific protein 9, with translation MLLLWALAFILVLQEQDILAAADPVSMVPGSLERGSWCNEHTIHERLDIIEEKVIKTVEHLESEVKSLLNIISETTSNIPTAPGTPLIDIFDDAS